A genomic stretch from Vibrio cortegadensis includes:
- a CDS encoding efflux RND transporter periplasmic adaptor subunit codes for MEYTMKKRWAFIALFTVSLAGVGYYFTAPSTTSSDVLPTISATLGTIKKQAVAVGKIVPAHSISIKSQIDGIVGEVYHQVGDEVTVGTPLIKVRPNPTPTALTQANTELMRSEAELESSQQKLENLNQLVAQNIIPKNYGEYIQAKSNVKSSLADVQQKKQNFDLIRSGESSVGNSKLTSTITAPINGTILNLKVEIGEPIISTESSQEATEMMSIADMQDMIFKGSVSEHDAAQLKVGTSVSVTLAPYPEIVMQGILSKVAVQSETLNGTVSNGSQSFDNGFQVEVGNIQFPPEITIRSGFSATAQITLKHATEVVTIPERALNFDGEQPEVWIPDESEIGYAPRKVTLGLSDGISVEVLSGLGSGESIIDISMMMGDPNA; via the coding sequence ATGGAATACACCATGAAAAAACGTTGGGCCTTCATCGCATTATTTACAGTATCGCTTGCCGGAGTTGGCTATTACTTTACCGCACCATCTACGACATCGAGTGATGTTCTTCCTACTATCTCAGCCACATTAGGCACCATCAAAAAACAAGCGGTTGCGGTTGGAAAAATTGTCCCTGCTCATTCTATTTCTATTAAGTCTCAAATTGATGGCATTGTTGGAGAGGTTTATCACCAAGTGGGGGATGAAGTTACCGTAGGCACCCCTCTTATCAAGGTGCGACCGAACCCAACGCCTACTGCGCTAACACAAGCTAATACCGAGCTCATGCGAAGTGAAGCTGAACTAGAATCGTCACAACAGAAGCTTGAAAATTTAAATCAGTTGGTTGCGCAAAATATCATCCCGAAAAACTATGGCGAATACATCCAAGCAAAGTCGAACGTGAAATCCAGTTTGGCTGATGTTCAGCAGAAAAAGCAGAACTTTGATTTGATTAGAAGCGGAGAATCATCGGTTGGTAACTCAAAGTTAACTTCGACCATTACAGCGCCAATAAACGGCACGATTTTGAACTTAAAAGTCGAAATTGGAGAGCCAATTATTTCGACGGAATCGAGCCAAGAGGCAACCGAAATGATGTCTATCGCAGATATGCAGGATATGATTTTTAAGGGAAGTGTGAGTGAGCATGATGCGGCGCAACTAAAAGTCGGGACATCAGTCAGCGTTACGCTTGCACCTTACCCTGAAATTGTTATGCAAGGTATTTTAAGCAAAGTAGCGGTGCAGTCTGAAACGTTAAACGGCACAGTATCAAACGGATCTCAAAGTTTTGATAATGGCTTCCAAGTTGAAGTTGGCAATATTCAATTTCCACCAGAGATAACCATTCGATCAGGTTTTTCGGCTACGGCTCAGATCACACTAAAACACGCGACAGAAGTGGTTACAATCCCAGAACGCGCCTTGAATTTTGATGGAGAGCAACCTGAAGTATGGATCCCTGATGAGTCAGAAATCGGGTATGCCCCTCGAAAAGTGACGCTCGGTCTCTCTGATGGAATCAGTGTAGAAGTGCTTTCAGGACTAGGGAGTGGAGAGTCGATCATTGATATCAGTATGATGATGGGAGATCCAAATGCGTAA
- a CDS encoding ABC transporter permease — protein sequence MMLPIRQIFQEMAAEKLRLSLTILAVAWATLCIATMLSAGEGLRQGLIRSSESGSGKLIYLTGGYATKDYGNFHVGKQLKLHFDDLDVIQSLPSVKSVQPSAEWNARVTFEDHRSWQNPLGVMPEYQRLTGLKITAGGRWFNPMDMKEQRKVIVMGESAAISLFNQSDDFDWINTPKLEVNPVGKKVKVGSDEFTVIGLIKNSSASVEQGVPLNESIFVPFSTWQRFHPNSGISAFNIEPSERVSRKQVATTLKQVIARKYGGSIEDEQLIQINDMLLRQKTMRRFLIGLQSFLGIIGLVTLGVAGIGIANVMYATVKRATRDIGLRMAVGASPSIIRAHYLVQALLTMLLGGVLGLMATFGLVRIIQILPLSGNGLYDELGQPTPELSLPIIGLVILGLGIVGVAAAWFPANRAASITPLEALQSE from the coding sequence ATGATGCTTCCGATAAGACAAATATTCCAAGAGATGGCAGCAGAAAAGTTACGCTTAAGTCTGACCATTTTAGCCGTCGCATGGGCAACGCTCTGTATTGCGACTATGTTGTCGGCCGGTGAGGGGTTACGCCAAGGATTGATTCGAAGTTCAGAGAGCGGCAGTGGCAAGTTAATATACTTAACCGGTGGTTATGCGACTAAGGATTACGGAAACTTCCATGTCGGAAAACAGCTCAAACTGCACTTTGATGATCTGGACGTCATTCAATCTTTACCCAGTGTTAAAAGTGTTCAACCGTCCGCTGAATGGAATGCCCGTGTGACATTTGAAGATCACCGATCATGGCAAAACCCTTTGGGAGTAATGCCTGAGTATCAACGTTTAACCGGCTTGAAGATTACCGCTGGTGGACGTTGGTTCAATCCAATGGATATGAAAGAGCAGCGGAAGGTGATTGTCATGGGAGAAAGTGCTGCGATCTCCCTGTTTAATCAGTCAGATGATTTTGACTGGATTAATACACCTAAGTTAGAAGTGAATCCCGTCGGAAAAAAGGTCAAAGTGGGTAGTGATGAGTTTACGGTTATTGGGTTGATTAAAAACAGTAGCGCGAGTGTTGAACAAGGCGTACCACTCAATGAATCCATATTTGTTCCATTCTCAACTTGGCAGCGCTTTCATCCAAATAGTGGCATCTCAGCATTTAATATCGAGCCTTCCGAACGGGTGAGCCGTAAGCAAGTGGCCACCACGCTCAAACAGGTGATTGCGAGAAAGTATGGGGGCAGCATTGAGGACGAACAGTTGATTCAAATTAACGATATGTTACTGAGACAAAAAACCATGCGTCGCTTTTTAATCGGCTTACAAAGCTTTTTAGGCATTATTGGACTGGTGACGCTAGGGGTGGCTGGAATTGGCATCGCGAATGTTATGTATGCAACGGTTAAGCGTGCGACGAGAGACATTGGACTCAGAATGGCGGTAGGAGCAAGCCCGTCAATTATTAGAGCTCACTACCTAGTTCAAGCACTTCTTACCATGTTATTGGGGGGCGTGTTGGGTTTAATGGCCACTTTTGGTTTGGTCCGAATCATTCAAATTCTACCTTTGTCTGGCAATGGGTTATATGACGAACTTGGTCAGCCAACCCCCGAACTCTCTTTACCCATTATTGGTTTGGTTATTCTTGGATTGGGCATTGTAGGCGTTG
- a CDS encoding ABC transporter permease, giving the protein MIALLSQTFQTLFAHRLRSFLAILAIMWGVISVLVLVGLGEGFYQTNTKSFALLMSDTQLIFPEQTTKPWQGLAARRDISPTETEMRQLLNPSMNNATSKQSPIRNISVVYGKWDASVTDIQGRTLPGNVSGIDDQFLKLRNLKLIKKSRAISRSDLSNHNRAAVIGWQLAEIGNLRIGGMLKVNGIPFVVVGITEKNENGISLNDEESQVMIPSTTFNDLWNSKPIMLLVSPSETVSSVILRKSLQSFFAKQQHFDPSDKNAMYMPDLGREAKFFKTLLRGIQLFLGASGAMTLAVGALGVANIMFLSVTERTREIGVRLAIGATPNNILVQFVIEGGILVACGTIIGIAFSYAFIALLNYIGMPEWLGSPMITLDAVWMSLGVITVLALVAAYFPARRASNLVPVNALNARA; this is encoded by the coding sequence ATGATTGCGCTTTTGTCTCAGACCTTTCAAACCTTATTCGCGCATCGATTACGCAGTTTTCTCGCAATCCTCGCCATCATGTGGGGCGTTATTTCTGTACTCGTTTTGGTGGGTTTAGGTGAGGGATTCTATCAAACGAATACGAAATCTTTTGCACTATTGATGAGCGATACGCAATTGATTTTCCCCGAGCAGACGACAAAGCCTTGGCAGGGGTTAGCTGCAAGGCGAGATATATCTCCCACAGAAACAGAGATGCGACAATTACTCAACCCTTCGATGAATAATGCGACATCGAAGCAGTCACCAATACGAAATATTTCAGTGGTTTATGGTAAATGGGACGCAAGCGTCACGGATATACAAGGGCGGACATTACCTGGCAACGTCAGTGGGATTGATGACCAATTTTTAAAATTGCGAAACCTCAAATTAATCAAAAAATCACGCGCCATCAGTCGCAGCGATTTATCTAATCACAACCGGGCTGCCGTGATAGGTTGGCAACTCGCTGAAATAGGCAATTTGAGAATTGGGGGAATGTTGAAAGTTAACGGTATTCCTTTTGTCGTCGTCGGAATAACCGAAAAGAATGAAAATGGAATTTCGCTCAATGATGAAGAGAGCCAAGTTATGATCCCAAGTACGACATTTAATGACTTGTGGAATAGTAAACCCATCATGCTGCTCGTTTCGCCCTCTGAAACCGTTTCGAGTGTGATTTTGCGTAAGAGTTTGCAGTCGTTTTTTGCTAAACAGCAGCACTTTGATCCTAGTGATAAAAATGCGATGTATATGCCTGATTTGGGGAGAGAGGCCAAATTCTTCAAAACGCTACTCCGCGGTATTCAACTGTTTTTAGGTGCGAGTGGTGCAATGACGTTAGCGGTTGGAGCATTAGGGGTTGCGAACATAATGTTCTTATCGGTGACAGAGAGAACACGTGAAATTGGAGTGCGTTTAGCGATAGGGGCAACACCTAATAATATCCTTGTGCAGTTCGTTATTGAAGGTGGAATTCTTGTGGCTTGCGGGACGATCATTGGTATCGCCTTCTCATATGCGTTTATTGCGCTATTAAATTATATCGGCATGCCTGAATGGCTTGGCTCTCCCATGATAACTCTCGATGCGGTTTGGATGTCTTTAGGAGTGATCACCGTTCTTGCTTTGGTTGCCGCCTATTTTCCCGCTCGTCGTGCTTCAAATCTTGTTCCTGTTAATGCTTTGAATGCGAGGGCTTGA
- a CDS encoding TolC family protein yields MRKFNIKAQGRCTVFTGLMVTAFSLSAHAVSIEQAWQAAKYYDPTYQQSQLDEQISEVEIRSSKSALLPSAEITASSHWTDLTGNNGGRANSNRYGISLNQTLWDSSKWSELDQSQASYISAQLKRKQSHNDLAARLINAYLGLAQAQGDLRLSQQKFSEGEKMLNITQQRYNAGKIQSTELEDMRANHVDEQAEILTNQSNVVDKKAVLISLINLPSDVVDEINTTDLKQPQLIVKGENNWLKLASNSSPELLAAKQNVRVVELESEKAKAGYYPTVTGSVDYGDGSKRDGEFSASLNLSVPLDLNGATSSNVDRAKLRVLRAKEEARSVEIGIKSTISNRYSQLSIDWQRVEIAQQQVESRERVLKSKQFVYAAGMAEASDVIDAHNRLFSSKNALQSLLYQYWRHRISLLQSVGKLDDKTIILISQALES; encoded by the coding sequence ATGCGTAAATTTAACATCAAGGCTCAAGGTCGTTGCACTGTATTCACTGGTCTGATGGTCACCGCTTTTAGTTTATCGGCTCATGCGGTTTCCATTGAACAGGCATGGCAAGCCGCAAAATATTACGACCCTACTTACCAGCAATCACAATTAGATGAGCAAATAAGCGAAGTTGAAATACGATCAAGCAAAAGTGCGCTATTGCCGAGTGCTGAGATCACTGCGAGTAGTCATTGGACGGATTTAACCGGAAACAATGGAGGCCGTGCTAACTCTAATCGTTATGGTATCAGCTTAAATCAAACCCTATGGGATAGCAGTAAATGGTCGGAACTGGATCAATCGCAAGCGTCGTATATTTCGGCTCAACTGAAACGTAAGCAGAGCCACAATGATCTCGCCGCTCGACTGATAAATGCGTATTTAGGGTTAGCTCAGGCTCAAGGTGATCTTCGGTTGTCGCAACAGAAGTTCTCAGAGGGAGAGAAAATGTTGAATATTACACAACAGCGTTATAACGCGGGTAAGATTCAATCCACTGAACTTGAAGATATGCGTGCTAATCATGTTGATGAACAGGCGGAAATACTCACAAATCAATCAAATGTGGTTGATAAAAAAGCGGTACTGATCTCTTTGATTAATCTCCCATCGGATGTGGTGGACGAAATTAATACAACAGATTTGAAACAGCCTCAACTTATCGTGAAAGGTGAGAACAACTGGCTAAAATTAGCGAGTAACAGCAGTCCGGAATTATTGGCTGCGAAGCAAAATGTTCGAGTGGTAGAGCTGGAGAGTGAAAAAGCAAAAGCAGGGTATTACCCAACGGTAACCGGAAGTGTCGACTACGGTGATGGCAGTAAGCGCGACGGTGAATTCAGTGCCAGCTTAAATTTGAGCGTACCGTTGGACTTGAATGGCGCGACGAGTTCAAATGTTGATCGTGCAAAATTGCGAGTTTTACGCGCAAAAGAGGAAGCGAGATCGGTAGAAATCGGTATCAAAAGTACAATTTCAAATCGTTATTCACAGCTATCGATTGATTGGCAACGTGTTGAAATTGCGCAGCAGCAAGTTGAATCTCGTGAGCGAGTGCTAAAGAGTAAACAGTTCGTTTATGCTGCGGGAATGGCGGAAGCATCGGATGTTATTGATGCACACAATCGCTTGTTCTCAAGCAAGAATGCACTGCAATCATTACTGTATCAATACTGGCGTCATCGTATTTCATTGCTTCAATCTGTGGGCAAATTGGATGATAAAACCATCATTTTGATTTCGCAGGCGCTAGAGTCATGA
- a CDS encoding DEAD/DEAH box helicase has product MTFSELALNPALIASLPSSINTPTRIQELAITATLTKKDVLALAQTGSGKTLAFGLSLLQQLICHSKDESELGVKGLVIVPTRELAVQVSDSLQKSAQAVSVRLVTLCGGMPQEEQIAQMDRNPHLIVATPGRLLDLVKQKHVDLNSLTQLVLDEADRLLDMGFWPDIQTLLGLMPVSRQTSLFSATLPDNLRSLAMEILDEPLQLEAHTANSVVEEINEQLYLVNKGSKTQALLSLIKQSAWKQVLVFISARDNADNLTKKLAKAGISVAALHGNKDQAVREQTLDDFKSTKIQVLIATDVLARGIHVEALPVVINFDLPLSAPIYVHRVGRTARAGQSGLAISLVCHGESEALNAIRSLTKRELSLSELNGFPVTDKPTTSNSGERKRAPRDKQANRRSAKKRSIKQFKSKTDR; this is encoded by the coding sequence ATGACTTTTTCTGAACTCGCATTGAACCCGGCACTTATCGCTTCCTTGCCTTCATCGATCAATACTCCCACACGCATCCAAGAGTTAGCCATTACGGCCACTTTGACGAAAAAAGACGTGCTTGCATTAGCGCAAACGGGCAGTGGAAAAACCCTGGCATTCGGGTTGTCGTTACTGCAACAACTGATTTGCCATTCAAAAGATGAATCTGAGCTTGGGGTTAAGGGATTAGTGATTGTCCCGACAAGAGAGCTTGCTGTACAAGTGAGTGATTCGCTGCAAAAGAGCGCTCAAGCGGTTAGTGTTCGCTTAGTCACGCTATGCGGAGGGATGCCTCAAGAGGAGCAGATCGCACAAATGGATCGAAATCCTCACCTCATCGTCGCAACGCCAGGTCGCTTATTGGATCTTGTTAAACAGAAGCATGTTGATCTCAATTCACTGACTCAACTGGTATTAGATGAAGCGGATCGGCTGCTCGATATGGGGTTCTGGCCTGATATCCAAACACTGCTTGGCTTAATGCCAGTCTCTCGTCAAACATCTCTATTTTCAGCCACATTGCCTGACAATTTACGATCTCTTGCAATGGAGATATTAGATGAGCCACTACAACTTGAAGCTCACACAGCAAACAGCGTTGTAGAAGAGATTAATGAACAACTCTACTTGGTTAATAAAGGAAGCAAGACTCAAGCTTTACTTTCGTTAATCAAGCAAAGCGCTTGGAAGCAAGTGTTAGTCTTCATCAGTGCGCGTGACAATGCCGATAATCTCACAAAAAAACTGGCCAAAGCAGGCATATCTGTCGCGGCTCTGCATGGCAATAAAGATCAAGCAGTGAGAGAACAAACATTAGACGATTTCAAATCTACTAAAATCCAAGTGCTAATTGCAACCGATGTCCTAGCTCGTGGCATTCACGTAGAAGCACTGCCTGTAGTGATCAATTTCGACCTACCGCTTAGTGCGCCTATATACGTGCATCGAGTAGGAAGAACAGCCAGAGCAGGCCAAAGCGGTTTAGCCATCTCATTAGTGTGTCATGGGGAAAGCGAGGCATTAAATGCAATCCGATCTCTGACGAAGCGTGAGTTATCGTTATCGGAACTTAACGGGTTCCCGGTCACAGATAAACCGACCACCAGCAATTCAGGGGAAAGGAAGCGCGCACCAAGAGATAAGCAAGCTAATCGAAGAAGTGCAAAGAAGCGCAGCATCAAACAATTTAAAAGTAAAACGGATCGCTAA